A DNA window from Phyllostomus discolor isolate MPI-MPIP mPhyDis1 chromosome X, mPhyDis1.pri.v3, whole genome shotgun sequence contains the following coding sequences:
- the SCML1 gene encoding sex comb on midleg-like protein 1 isoform X1, which translates to MYKVTFFMHCFSGVEGLPVIGDQAVSQIKPPASLKIISPNSEKWSCSCFTKMSSCSSEVDVIKTRIRSGDDENGILYAYESNPAYVNQQSVQSDTSSEEQQKVIMDVLSRCQVIQDTVENLDKKFDVMNGKVSKIYRFRAKLIWQNRRPLGYAYKHYNHLISRRIKLPKTKKDVPDEPAVPAVPAEPAVPNEPAVPDEPDNMSEKLFPASLSRSHSYSPTVPVRRPTDYQDSPMGTLYQSQDSLTQDHRSFYEGRGIRLSQSPTFPGYSSYPSGYAPIDLVQGSTSVPADMLGQGRSSPAHNHDMTYPTLLQNENLGHTASSLCMPAGFATSSSVGNDQGVLQYPYYADPADWSVEEVILFLKEVDPHTLLPLADLFREHEIDGKAMLLLHSDVMMKYMGLKLGTALKLCHYIEKLKEEKCIIDI; encoded by the exons ATGTATAAAGTAACTTTTTTTATGCATTGTTTTTCAGGAGTAGAAGGTTTACCAGTTATAGGTGACCAAGCAGTTTCACAAATAAAGCCTCCAGcgagtttaaaaataattagtccCAACTCAGAGAAGTGGAGTTGTTCCTGTTTCACAAAGATGTCGAGCTGCTCCAGTGAAGTCGATGTG ATAAAAACTCGCATACGTTCTGGTGATGATGAGAATGGGATTCTTTATGCATATGAATCAAATCCTGCATATGTAAAC CAGCAAAGTGTTCAGTCTGACACATCCTCCGAAGAGCAACAAAAAGTGATTATGGATGTCCTGAGTCGTTGCCAG GTCATCCAGGATACTGTTGAAAACCTGGATAAGAAATTTGATGTCATGAATGGGAAGGTTTCAAAAATTTACCGTTTCCGTGCAAAATTAATCTGGCAAAATCGT AGGCCACTTGGATATGCATACAAACATTATAATCACCTGATTTCTAGAAGGATAAAATTGCCGAAAACGAAGAAGGATGTGCCTGATGAGCCTGCTGTGCCTGCTGTGCCTGCTGAGCCTGCTGTGCCTAATGAGCCTGCTGTGCCTGATGAGCCTGATAATATGTCTGAAAAGCTTTTTCCCGCTTCATTGTCTCGTAGTCACAGTTATAGCCCAACTGTACCAGTTAGAAGACCAACAGATTACCAGGATAGCCCTATGGGAACACTCTATCAGTCACAGGATTCCCTTACTCAGGATCACCGTTCATTCTATGAGGGCCGAGGCATACGCCTTAGCCAGAGTCCAACATTTCCTGGCTACTCTTCATATCCGTCAGGTTATGCACCCATTGATCTAGTGCAGGGCTCTACATCAGTACCTGCAGACATGCTGGGCCAAGGCAGATCCAGTCCAGCACACAACCATGATATGACTTACCCAACCTTGCTGCAAAATGAGAACCTCGGCCATACTGCCTCATCTCTCTGCATGCCAGCTGGCTTCG CTACAAGTTCATCAGTTGGAAATGACCAAGGTGTACTGCAATACCCTTACTATGCAGACCCTGCAGATTGGTCTGTAGAGGAAGTGATCCTGTTTCTGAAAGAAGTAGATCCTCATACACTCCTCCCCCTGGCTGACCTCTTCAGGGAACAT GAAATTGATGGGAAAGCTATGCTGTTACTCCACAGTGATGTTATGATGAAGTATATGGGGCTGAAGCTCGGGACAGCTCTGAAGTTGTGCCACTACATTGAAaagcttaaagaagaaaaatgcatcATTGACATTTGA
- the SCML1 gene encoding sex comb on midleg-like protein 1 isoform X2 — MYKVTFFMHCFSGVEGLPVIGDQAVSQIKPPASLKIISPNSEKWSCSCFTKMSSCSSEVDVIKTRIRSGDDENGILYAYESNPAYVNQSVQSDTSSEEQQKVIMDVLSRCQVIQDTVENLDKKFDVMNGKVSKIYRFRAKLIWQNRRPLGYAYKHYNHLISRRIKLPKTKKDVPDEPAVPAVPAEPAVPNEPAVPDEPDNMSEKLFPASLSRSHSYSPTVPVRRPTDYQDSPMGTLYQSQDSLTQDHRSFYEGRGIRLSQSPTFPGYSSYPSGYAPIDLVQGSTSVPADMLGQGRSSPAHNHDMTYPTLLQNENLGHTASSLCMPAGFATSSSVGNDQGVLQYPYYADPADWSVEEVILFLKEVDPHTLLPLADLFREHEIDGKAMLLLHSDVMMKYMGLKLGTALKLCHYIEKLKEEKCIIDI, encoded by the exons ATGTATAAAGTAACTTTTTTTATGCATTGTTTTTCAGGAGTAGAAGGTTTACCAGTTATAGGTGACCAAGCAGTTTCACAAATAAAGCCTCCAGcgagtttaaaaataattagtccCAACTCAGAGAAGTGGAGTTGTTCCTGTTTCACAAAGATGTCGAGCTGCTCCAGTGAAGTCGATGTG ATAAAAACTCGCATACGTTCTGGTGATGATGAGAATGGGATTCTTTATGCATATGAATCAAATCCTGCATATGTAAAC CAAAGTGTTCAGTCTGACACATCCTCCGAAGAGCAACAAAAAGTGATTATGGATGTCCTGAGTCGTTGCCAG GTCATCCAGGATACTGTTGAAAACCTGGATAAGAAATTTGATGTCATGAATGGGAAGGTTTCAAAAATTTACCGTTTCCGTGCAAAATTAATCTGGCAAAATCGT AGGCCACTTGGATATGCATACAAACATTATAATCACCTGATTTCTAGAAGGATAAAATTGCCGAAAACGAAGAAGGATGTGCCTGATGAGCCTGCTGTGCCTGCTGTGCCTGCTGAGCCTGCTGTGCCTAATGAGCCTGCTGTGCCTGATGAGCCTGATAATATGTCTGAAAAGCTTTTTCCCGCTTCATTGTCTCGTAGTCACAGTTATAGCCCAACTGTACCAGTTAGAAGACCAACAGATTACCAGGATAGCCCTATGGGAACACTCTATCAGTCACAGGATTCCCTTACTCAGGATCACCGTTCATTCTATGAGGGCCGAGGCATACGCCTTAGCCAGAGTCCAACATTTCCTGGCTACTCTTCATATCCGTCAGGTTATGCACCCATTGATCTAGTGCAGGGCTCTACATCAGTACCTGCAGACATGCTGGGCCAAGGCAGATCCAGTCCAGCACACAACCATGATATGACTTACCCAACCTTGCTGCAAAATGAGAACCTCGGCCATACTGCCTCATCTCTCTGCATGCCAGCTGGCTTCG CTACAAGTTCATCAGTTGGAAATGACCAAGGTGTACTGCAATACCCTTACTATGCAGACCCTGCAGATTGGTCTGTAGAGGAAGTGATCCTGTTTCTGAAAGAAGTAGATCCTCATACACTCCTCCCCCTGGCTGACCTCTTCAGGGAACAT GAAATTGATGGGAAAGCTATGCTGTTACTCCACAGTGATGTTATGATGAAGTATATGGGGCTGAAGCTCGGGACAGCTCTGAAGTTGTGCCACTACATTGAAaagcttaaagaagaaaaatgcatcATTGACATTTGA
- the SCML1 gene encoding sex comb on midleg-like protein 1 isoform X3, whose protein sequence is MYKVTFFMHCFSGVEGLPVIGDQAVSQIKPPASLKIISPNSEKWSCSCFTKMSSCSSEVDVIKTRIRSGDDENGILYAYESNPAYVNVIQDTVENLDKKFDVMNGKVSKIYRFRAKLIWQNRRPLGYAYKHYNHLISRRIKLPKTKKDVPDEPAVPAVPAEPAVPNEPAVPDEPDNMSEKLFPASLSRSHSYSPTVPVRRPTDYQDSPMGTLYQSQDSLTQDHRSFYEGRGIRLSQSPTFPGYSSYPSGYAPIDLVQGSTSVPADMLGQGRSSPAHNHDMTYPTLLQNENLGHTASSLCMPAGFATSSSVGNDQGVLQYPYYADPADWSVEEVILFLKEVDPHTLLPLADLFREHEIDGKAMLLLHSDVMMKYMGLKLGTALKLCHYIEKLKEEKCIIDI, encoded by the exons ATGTATAAAGTAACTTTTTTTATGCATTGTTTTTCAGGAGTAGAAGGTTTACCAGTTATAGGTGACCAAGCAGTTTCACAAATAAAGCCTCCAGcgagtttaaaaataattagtccCAACTCAGAGAAGTGGAGTTGTTCCTGTTTCACAAAGATGTCGAGCTGCTCCAGTGAAGTCGATGTG ATAAAAACTCGCATACGTTCTGGTGATGATGAGAATGGGATTCTTTATGCATATGAATCAAATCCTGCATATGTAAAC GTCATCCAGGATACTGTTGAAAACCTGGATAAGAAATTTGATGTCATGAATGGGAAGGTTTCAAAAATTTACCGTTTCCGTGCAAAATTAATCTGGCAAAATCGT AGGCCACTTGGATATGCATACAAACATTATAATCACCTGATTTCTAGAAGGATAAAATTGCCGAAAACGAAGAAGGATGTGCCTGATGAGCCTGCTGTGCCTGCTGTGCCTGCTGAGCCTGCTGTGCCTAATGAGCCTGCTGTGCCTGATGAGCCTGATAATATGTCTGAAAAGCTTTTTCCCGCTTCATTGTCTCGTAGTCACAGTTATAGCCCAACTGTACCAGTTAGAAGACCAACAGATTACCAGGATAGCCCTATGGGAACACTCTATCAGTCACAGGATTCCCTTACTCAGGATCACCGTTCATTCTATGAGGGCCGAGGCATACGCCTTAGCCAGAGTCCAACATTTCCTGGCTACTCTTCATATCCGTCAGGTTATGCACCCATTGATCTAGTGCAGGGCTCTACATCAGTACCTGCAGACATGCTGGGCCAAGGCAGATCCAGTCCAGCACACAACCATGATATGACTTACCCAACCTTGCTGCAAAATGAGAACCTCGGCCATACTGCCTCATCTCTCTGCATGCCAGCTGGCTTCG CTACAAGTTCATCAGTTGGAAATGACCAAGGTGTACTGCAATACCCTTACTATGCAGACCCTGCAGATTGGTCTGTAGAGGAAGTGATCCTGTTTCTGAAAGAAGTAGATCCTCATACACTCCTCCCCCTGGCTGACCTCTTCAGGGAACAT GAAATTGATGGGAAAGCTATGCTGTTACTCCACAGTGATGTTATGATGAAGTATATGGGGCTGAAGCTCGGGACAGCTCTGAAGTTGTGCCACTACATTGAAaagcttaaagaagaaaaatgcatcATTGACATTTGA
- the SCML1 gene encoding sex comb on midleg-like protein 1 isoform X4: MSSCSSEVDVIKTRIRSGDDENGILYAYESNPAYVNQQSVQSDTSSEEQQKVIMDVLSRCQVIQDTVENLDKKFDVMNGKVSKIYRFRAKLIWQNRRPLGYAYKHYNHLISRRIKLPKTKKDVPDEPAVPAVPAEPAVPNEPAVPDEPDNMSEKLFPASLSRSHSYSPTVPVRRPTDYQDSPMGTLYQSQDSLTQDHRSFYEGRGIRLSQSPTFPGYSSYPSGYAPIDLVQGSTSVPADMLGQGRSSPAHNHDMTYPTLLQNENLGHTASSLCMPAGFATSSSVGNDQGVLQYPYYADPADWSVEEVILFLKEVDPHTLLPLADLFREHEIDGKAMLLLHSDVMMKYMGLKLGTALKLCHYIEKLKEEKCIIDI, translated from the exons ATGTCGAGCTGCTCCAGTGAAGTCGATGTG ATAAAAACTCGCATACGTTCTGGTGATGATGAGAATGGGATTCTTTATGCATATGAATCAAATCCTGCATATGTAAAC CAGCAAAGTGTTCAGTCTGACACATCCTCCGAAGAGCAACAAAAAGTGATTATGGATGTCCTGAGTCGTTGCCAG GTCATCCAGGATACTGTTGAAAACCTGGATAAGAAATTTGATGTCATGAATGGGAAGGTTTCAAAAATTTACCGTTTCCGTGCAAAATTAATCTGGCAAAATCGT AGGCCACTTGGATATGCATACAAACATTATAATCACCTGATTTCTAGAAGGATAAAATTGCCGAAAACGAAGAAGGATGTGCCTGATGAGCCTGCTGTGCCTGCTGTGCCTGCTGAGCCTGCTGTGCCTAATGAGCCTGCTGTGCCTGATGAGCCTGATAATATGTCTGAAAAGCTTTTTCCCGCTTCATTGTCTCGTAGTCACAGTTATAGCCCAACTGTACCAGTTAGAAGACCAACAGATTACCAGGATAGCCCTATGGGAACACTCTATCAGTCACAGGATTCCCTTACTCAGGATCACCGTTCATTCTATGAGGGCCGAGGCATACGCCTTAGCCAGAGTCCAACATTTCCTGGCTACTCTTCATATCCGTCAGGTTATGCACCCATTGATCTAGTGCAGGGCTCTACATCAGTACCTGCAGACATGCTGGGCCAAGGCAGATCCAGTCCAGCACACAACCATGATATGACTTACCCAACCTTGCTGCAAAATGAGAACCTCGGCCATACTGCCTCATCTCTCTGCATGCCAGCTGGCTTCG CTACAAGTTCATCAGTTGGAAATGACCAAGGTGTACTGCAATACCCTTACTATGCAGACCCTGCAGATTGGTCTGTAGAGGAAGTGATCCTGTTTCTGAAAGAAGTAGATCCTCATACACTCCTCCCCCTGGCTGACCTCTTCAGGGAACAT GAAATTGATGGGAAAGCTATGCTGTTACTCCACAGTGATGTTATGATGAAGTATATGGGGCTGAAGCTCGGGACAGCTCTGAAGTTGTGCCACTACATTGAAaagcttaaagaagaaaaatgcatcATTGACATTTGA